GAATATATTTCTATATTGTATAGTCTATTTATCGCAAAAGGTAACATCAACTGACTTTAAGGAGATTATTAATGAAGGCACTTTTATTTAGCGTTCTTGCAGCTATGTTTGCTTTAGCTTCATGTGGTGAAGATGTCTGTGAAAAAGCGGCTAATAAAATAAAAGATTGCGGTCTTGTTTCAGACAGTGGTGACGATGGCGAAACTACCTGGGAAGTTGATGAAAACGAAAACGTTAAATGTGAAGGTGCGGCTAAATGCGCTGCTGAATGCGTCAACGATGCTTCATGCGATGTGCTTAAGGCAGCTTTTACTGGTGAAACAAATTCGTATATGACGTGTCTTGAAAAATGCTATTAGCGACAGTTTAAACTTCTGTGCGAATCATTGGACTAACTGGCGGTATTGCTAGTGGAAAAACTACAGTGCGAGGTATGTTTTGCGCGCTGGGCGCGAGCGTACTTGATGCCGATGTCATTTATCATGATCTCATTGCACCAGTTAATGGCAAAGTTTCTCCACTAGCGTATGAAATTGAACAGCGCTTCTGTGGTGTTTTAACAGATGTAGGTGAAATCGATCGCTGCAAGTTGGGTGCGCGGGTTTTTGCAAATGCAGAAGAGCGTGCAGCACTTGAGGCGATTACCCATCCTGCGGTGCATTTAGCTGTTGAAAAACAGATATCAGAGTTAAGCAAAAAAGGCATTCAGCTGGTTATCTATGATATTCCGCTATTATTTGAAAATAATCTTGAAAATAAGTTGAATGGTGTCATCGTAGTTTGGGTGCAGTTTGCGTTACAGTTACAGCGCTTGATGGTTCGCGACCATTTAACTAAAGTTGAGGCTGAATTACGGATAAACTCACAAATGCCGCTTGATCAAAAACGCCAACGTGCAACTTGGGTTATTGATGCTAGCGGCACCTTAGCATCGACACAAATGCAAGTTGAAAAAATTT
This DNA window, taken from Deltaproteobacteria bacterium, encodes the following:
- a CDS encoding dephospho-CoA kinase, which gives rise to MRIIGLTGGIASGKTTVRGMFCALGASVLDADVIYHDLIAPVNGKVSPLAYEIEQRFCGVLTDVGEIDRCKLGARVFANAEERAALEAITHPAVHLAVEKQISELSKKGIQLVIYDIPLLFENNLENKLNGVIVVWVQFALQLQRLMVRDHLTKVEAELRINSQMPLDQKRQRATWVIDASGTLASTQMQVEKIWLALN